One stretch of Paenibacillus sp. FSL R5-0341 DNA includes these proteins:
- a CDS encoding glycine betaine ABC transporter substrate-binding protein: MIPKIPLASWIESIVDWMSSSLSGLFKVISVVIQEVVGFFSGLFMLPHPLLFIAILGVLAFLVGRLPLTLFTVIGFLLVDNLGYWSQSMDTLGLVITSGLVSILLGVPVGIWLAYSKTAARIVTPLLDFMQTMPAFVYLLPAVTFFSLGVVPGVIASVIFAIPPTIRLTHLGIKQVSGELVEAADAFGSTSMQKLFKVQLPLALPTVMSGINQTIMLSLSMVVIASMIGAQGIGAEVYRAVTQLQIGKGFEAGLAVVVLAIVLDRFTQNLFMPGRKKTSRITTKQKAWITAAATFLVLVAGFSQYFVGGTTSAGGNNSAANAVGQEVNYQIIGIDPGAGIMKSTAKAIEDYKLTDWTLIEGSGAAMTATLDKAIKNEDPIIITGWTPHWMFNKYDLKYLEDPEKSFGDAEEIHTIARKGLKEDHPVAFEFLSRFQWTSDEMGEMMTAIQDGTSPEEAAKAYAEKHADQIAEWTKGLTPVNGDAFKLSYVAWDSEIASTNLLKYVMENDLGYKVNALQVEAGPMWTGVASGDVDASPAAWLPLTHADYWERYKDQVDDLGANMTGVRTGLVVPSYMTEVNSIADLETGATSSSTPSASANVGEEVNHQIVGIDPGAGLMKATANAIEHYELSNWNLIEGSGAAMTASLDKAYKNEEPIIVTGWTPHWMFNQYDLKYLDDPDLIFGDAEEVHTVGRKGIKEDHPVAYEFFSRFNWTADQMSEIMTDIQKGVSPEEAAKTYAEKHPDQIKEWTTGLTPVSGDNLRLGYVAWDSEIASTNLMKYVLETDLGYTVKALQVEAGPMWAGLAAGDIDASPAVWLPLTHGDYWETYGDQIEDIAVSMTGVKQGLVVPTYMDINSVEDLKDN, translated from the coding sequence ATGATTCCCAAAATACCACTCGCATCGTGGATTGAATCCATCGTTGACTGGATGAGCTCCTCGCTCTCCGGATTGTTTAAAGTTATCTCTGTTGTTATTCAGGAAGTGGTCGGATTCTTCTCCGGGCTGTTCATGTTGCCACATCCACTCCTGTTCATTGCAATATTGGGTGTTCTTGCGTTCCTCGTAGGTCGACTCCCACTGACACTATTCACGGTTATCGGGTTCTTGCTCGTAGATAACTTGGGGTACTGGTCCCAATCCATGGACACACTCGGCCTGGTTATCACTTCAGGATTGGTTTCGATCCTGCTTGGTGTGCCTGTCGGAATCTGGCTCGCATACAGTAAAACTGCGGCGCGTATCGTCACACCGCTACTTGACTTCATGCAGACAATGCCTGCATTTGTCTACTTGCTGCCTGCGGTTACATTCTTTAGCCTCGGTGTCGTTCCAGGTGTTATCGCATCGGTTATATTCGCGATTCCACCAACGATTCGTCTGACTCACCTGGGTATCAAACAGGTATCTGGCGAATTGGTTGAAGCAGCCGACGCATTCGGTTCAACTTCCATGCAAAAGTTATTCAAAGTACAGCTTCCACTCGCTTTGCCTACCGTGATGTCCGGTATTAACCAGACGATCATGTTGTCACTGTCCATGGTTGTTATTGCATCCATGATCGGTGCACAGGGTATTGGTGCGGAAGTATATCGTGCAGTAACACAGCTGCAAATCGGTAAAGGTTTCGAAGCCGGTCTCGCTGTTGTTGTACTCGCGATTGTGCTGGACCGTTTTACACAAAATCTGTTTATGCCAGGTCGCAAAAAGACCTCACGCATTACAACGAAGCAAAAAGCATGGATCACTGCTGCAGCAACATTCCTTGTGTTAGTAGCTGGTTTCTCACAATACTTCGTTGGTGGTACGACTTCCGCTGGTGGCAACAATTCAGCAGCCAATGCTGTAGGTCAAGAAGTGAACTATCAGATTATTGGTATCGATCCAGGGGCTGGTATCATGAAGTCCACAGCTAAAGCGATCGAAGACTATAAACTAACTGATTGGACCCTCATTGAAGGTTCTGGTGCAGCGATGACTGCTACATTAGACAAAGCCATCAAAAATGAAGACCCAATCATTATTACAGGTTGGACTCCGCACTGGATGTTTAACAAATATGATCTAAAATATCTGGAAGACCCTGAGAAATCTTTCGGTGATGCTGAAGAAATTCATACCATTGCCCGTAAAGGTCTGAAAGAAGATCACCCTGTTGCGTTTGAATTCCTATCCCGTTTCCAATGGACATCCGATGAAATGGGTGAAATGATGACTGCCATCCAGGATGGCACATCCCCTGAAGAAGCAGCGAAAGCTTATGCCGAAAAACATGCCGATCAGATCGCTGAGTGGACCAAAGGTCTGACTCCAGTGAACGGTGATGCGTTCAAACTGAGCTATGTGGCTTGGGATTCCGAAATCGCAAGTACCAACTTGCTGAAATATGTGATGGAAAACGACTTGGGTTATAAAGTTAACGCTCTGCAAGTCGAAGCCGGACCGATGTGGACGGGTGTTGCCTCAGGTGACGTAGATGCCTCTCCAGCAGCTTGGCTGCCATTAACACACGCTGACTACTGGGAACGTTACAAAGACCAGGTGGACGATCTGGGTGCCAACATGACGGGTGTACGTACAGGCCTTGTGGTTCCTAGTTACATGACTGAAGTTAACTCGATTGCAGATTTGGAGACAGGTGCGACTTCTTCCTCCACTCCATCGGCAAGTGCTAATGTGGGCGAAGAGGTGAATCACCAAATCGTTGGTATTGATCCAGGTGCAGGTCTGATGAAGGCTACTGCAAATGCTATTGAGCATTACGAATTGTCTAATTGGAATCTGATCGAAGGCTCTGGAGCAGCGATGACGGCGTCGCTGGACAAAGCTTATAAAAATGAGGAGCCCATCATCGTTACGGGTTGGACTCCTCACTGGATGTTCAATCAGTATGATCTGAAGTATCTGGACGATCCAGACTTAATTTTCGGCGATGCAGAGGAAGTTCACACGGTTGGACGTAAGGGAATCAAGGAAGATCATCCCGTTGCCTATGAGTTCTTCTCTCGCTTTAATTGGACTGCGGATCAGATGAGTGAAATCATGACTGACATTCAAAAGGGCGTTTCGCCTGAAGAAGCAGCCAAGACTTATGCTGAAAAACATCCAGACCAGATTAAAGAATGGACTACCGGGTTAACTCCTGTTAGTGGTGATAATCTACGTCTTGGTTATGTGGCATGGGACTCTGAAATTGCGAGTACGAACCTGATGAAGTATGTGCTTGAGACGGATCTGGGTTATACCGTCAAAGCCCTACAAGTCGAAGCTGGTCCCATGTGGGCAGGCTTAGCAGCAGGTGACATCGATGCTTCTCCAGCCGTTTGGCTCCCGCTTACACACGGGGATTATTGGGAGACGTATGGTGACCAGATTGAAGATATTGCTGTAAGTATGACCGGAGTCAAACAAGGTCTGGTTGTTCCAACTTACATGGATATCAACTCCGTTGAAGATTTAAAAGATAATTAA
- a CDS encoding glycine betaine/L-proline ABC transporter ATP-binding protein — protein sequence MTILEVKNVSKLFGPQTEQGLQLLEQGWGKEKLAKEKQITVGVNRVNMDIKEGEIFVIMGLSGSGKSTLVRMFNRLIEPTSGEILVHGKDLRKMNKEQLREVRRKTISMVFQKFALFPHRTVLDNVEYGLEIQKVDKEVRREKAKTSLELVGLKGWEDKMPDELSGGMQQRVGLARALANDPEVLLMDEAFSALDPLIRRDMQDELIELQDKMKKTIIFITHDLDEALRIGDRIALMKDGAVVQIGTPEEIMIQPANSYVARFVEDVDLSKVLTASHVMRRPETITLDRGPRVALELMRERGISNLFVIDRSKKLLGVITAEDATRAMRENKVLNDILITDGPTVSPETLIHELFEIVSSAHVPLAVVGENGRLQGVIVRGALLGALSGEVAVKEELVNDSQNTTRIVD from the coding sequence ATGACCATACTTGAAGTGAAAAACGTAAGTAAATTGTTTGGACCCCAAACCGAGCAAGGTCTGCAATTACTGGAGCAAGGTTGGGGTAAAGAAAAGTTGGCCAAAGAAAAACAGATAACGGTTGGTGTCAACCGGGTCAACATGGACATTAAGGAAGGCGAGATTTTCGTTATTATGGGACTGTCCGGGAGTGGTAAATCCACACTGGTTCGGATGTTCAATCGTCTGATTGAACCAACATCTGGAGAAATTCTGGTCCATGGTAAGGATCTACGTAAGATGAACAAAGAACAATTGCGCGAAGTGCGCCGGAAAACGATCAGCATGGTCTTCCAGAAGTTTGCGTTATTCCCGCACCGTACCGTTCTTGATAATGTGGAGTATGGATTGGAAATACAAAAAGTAGATAAGGAAGTACGCCGCGAGAAGGCGAAAACCTCACTTGAGCTGGTTGGCCTTAAAGGCTGGGAAGATAAAATGCCAGATGAACTCAGTGGCGGGATGCAGCAACGTGTCGGCTTGGCCCGTGCACTTGCCAATGACCCGGAAGTACTCCTAATGGATGAAGCCTTCAGTGCACTTGATCCATTGATTCGCCGTGATATGCAAGATGAGTTGATCGAGCTTCAGGATAAAATGAAAAAAACCATTATTTTCATTACCCATGACTTGGACGAAGCGCTGCGCATCGGCGATCGTATTGCCCTCATGAAAGACGGCGCAGTCGTGCAGATCGGTACACCGGAAGAAATCATGATTCAACCGGCCAACTCATATGTGGCCCGCTTCGTCGAAGACGTGGATCTGTCCAAGGTCCTTACAGCATCTCACGTAATGCGTCGTCCTGAAACAATTACGCTTGACCGTGGTCCTCGTGTTGCCCTCGAATTAATGCGCGAACGTGGTATTTCCAACCTGTTTGTCATTGACCGTTCGAAAAAATTGCTTGGTGTCATTACAGCTGAAGATGCAACTCGTGCCATGCGCGAAAACAAAGTATTGAACGACATACTGATCACGGACGGGCCGACGGTGTCGCCTGAGACTCTGATTCATGAATTGTTCGAGATCGTAAGTTCTGCCCATGTGCCGCTCGCTGTTGTTGGTGAGAATGGCCGTCTGCAAGGTGTTATCGTCCGCGGTGCCCTGCTGGGTGCGCTTAGCGGTGAAGTTGCAGTAAAGGAGGAACTTGTGAATGATTCCCAAAATACCACTCGCATCGTGGATTGA
- a CDS encoding ABC transporter substrate-binding protein has product MNGFRLKKRGTFALMLAALMLVISACGTKAETSSPASGAPAEAAAVETTQLTWWHSMSGAGEKAINQLASDFNASHPEIQVKPIYQGKYDESLNKLKASMGSDSGPDIIQVYEIGSKFMIDSGMITPVQQFIDKDQFDLSQLEPNIIRYYTIDGKLNAMPFNTSNPILYYNKDMFKAAGLDPENPPKTYEEFEQAAKALAKDGKPGASMAIYGWFMEQFFANQNADYVNNGNGRTEAATESMLNSEAGVKTLTWWKKMIDDKTLSNLGRSTDDTTAAFTAQQIGMTLDSTAGLRKIVEGSGGKFELGTGFLPRPADAKEGGVVVGGASLYIMNNKSEAQQQAAWEFIKYLATPEVQANWSVATGYFPITTAAYNEQVLKDNMAKYPQFQTAVDQLHASADSTATSGALMGVFPEARQLVEGAIETVLNGQGTPQEALDAAAKQITDKIAQYNSTVKK; this is encoded by the coding sequence ATGAACGGATTTCGTTTGAAAAAAAGAGGAACATTTGCATTAATGCTGGCTGCACTCATGTTGGTCATCTCCGCTTGCGGAACGAAAGCAGAAACAAGCAGCCCGGCGAGTGGAGCACCAGCAGAAGCGGCCGCCGTTGAAACAACACAATTGACGTGGTGGCATTCCATGTCTGGCGCAGGGGAGAAAGCCATTAATCAACTCGCTTCCGACTTTAACGCTAGCCATCCGGAAATTCAGGTTAAACCCATCTATCAAGGGAAGTACGATGAGAGTCTGAACAAACTCAAAGCATCCATGGGCTCAGACAGCGGTCCTGACATTATCCAGGTCTACGAGATCGGTAGCAAGTTCATGATCGATTCGGGCATGATTACGCCAGTACAGCAGTTCATTGACAAGGATCAGTTCGACCTGTCCCAACTGGAGCCAAACATCATCCGATACTACACCATCGATGGCAAATTGAACGCGATGCCTTTTAACACATCGAACCCGATTCTGTACTATAACAAGGATATGTTCAAAGCAGCAGGTCTGGACCCGGAGAACCCGCCGAAGACGTATGAAGAGTTTGAACAAGCAGCAAAAGCACTTGCGAAAGACGGAAAGCCAGGAGCATCCATGGCGATCTACGGCTGGTTCATGGAACAGTTCTTTGCGAACCAGAATGCAGATTATGTAAACAATGGAAACGGAAGAACAGAAGCAGCTACAGAGTCAATGTTGAACTCCGAAGCTGGAGTGAAGACATTAACGTGGTGGAAAAAGATGATTGATGATAAAACCCTCTCCAATCTGGGACGTAGCACAGACGATACGACAGCAGCATTTACAGCACAGCAAATCGGTATGACCCTCGATTCCACGGCTGGCCTGCGTAAAATCGTAGAAGGTTCAGGTGGCAAGTTTGAACTGGGAACAGGCTTCCTGCCTCGTCCAGCGGATGCCAAAGAAGGCGGCGTTGTGGTGGGTGGAGCAAGCTTGTACATTATGAATAACAAATCAGAAGCACAACAACAAGCGGCATGGGAATTCATCAAATACTTGGCTACACCAGAGGTACAAGCAAATTGGAGTGTTGCGACAGGATACTTCCCTATTACGACAGCAGCTTACAATGAGCAAGTATTAAAGGATAATATGGCGAAGTACCCGCAATTCCAGACAGCAGTCGATCAATTGCACGCTTCCGCGGATTCGACAGCAACATCCGGGGCATTAATGGGTGTATTCCCAGAAGCCAGACAACTTGTCGAAGGAGCGATTGAAACGGTCCTGAATGGACAAGGTACACCACAGGAAGCATTGGATGCCGCAGCCAAACAAATTACAGACAAGATTGCGCAATATAACAGTACGGTGAAGAAATAA
- a CDS encoding immunity 17 family protein → MQDQPVLIALFAIAAGIFSLLGGINNWDWFMKSFRAGIFVKTIGRQGARVVYGILGVVMIVIGVLLLLIG, encoded by the coding sequence ATGCAAGATCAACCCGTTTTAATCGCACTATTTGCCATAGCGGCAGGAATTTTTAGTTTGCTCGGAGGAATCAACAACTGGGACTGGTTTATGAAGAGCTTTAGAGCAGGAATTTTTGTGAAGACCATTGGACGGCAGGGAGCAAGAGTGGTATATGGTATTCTCGGTGTTGTCATGATTGTCATTGGTGTACTACTGTTGCTGATCGGATAG
- a CDS encoding 5'-nucleotidase C-terminal domain-containing protein yields the protein MNNKQVKRWAQGFLVFVLVVTGAAPIGGLSSTVYADEESVVTEQPQTSDQETSTPDAVSTEESPDPEGTESPSNEDDHLDGTESEEPAETDNSEVQEADGTGIISIADARVLAPNTNVAVSGVVTYSELSGEFTNYYIQDEEAGIVVRAKNQVDVGDRIEVYGPITHYSGLVQIEKDKSGFTEGYMKVNEQNVTLPGPKNMVSTDFVRPADQSNKGPGEKYEGMFVEVRDIQVTRGSSSTFYATDSHGAEITIYAKNSPTALTVGKTYEYVQGVLTFNSNYGLEILPRTAADVVENSLSVMASVPSGGIPRNNEVTLTSPAKGAIVHFTTDNTEPTSSSTVYSSPLVIDQDIVIKAVAILNGQSSAVYTFTYQVLPDKENLRIHDIQGAGHTSVFNGYDVKDIEGIVTSVSTSSFYMQELPGEIDDDVRTSEAIQVYKPSHGVIVGNQVKVSGKVTEYGAVNELTTTQITANTIVKVLDKVDLPAPVKLGVNGRIIPTVIDSDSFAEFNPETDAIDFFESLEGMRVELEKPEIIGPYSSQPGLAVVVNNGENNPLRTPNGGVILTDNKKDMNESDLNPQRLFISKKPSKAVKTGDKLDGNVIGVMTYSSGNFKVSPEGNLPAVIPGETKQATTSIEQAADKLTIATFNVENFSKKDATRANKIGKIIVDNLNTPDIIGIMEVQDNDGDADTGTTAANESFQTLIDAIKTNNGPTYRYSEISPENNKDGGAPGANIRVGFLYQSNRVSLATGIGKGNATTAITVKADGSLSNNPGRIAPGDEAFASSRKPLAAEFEFNGERVVVIANHFNSKGGDLKPFGSIQPATRSSEVQRAKQAALVNGFVKELLNKDPEVNVAVLGDFNDFQFSNTLNIVEGNELDNLVNELPENQRYSYIYDGNSQTLDHILVSKNLTETASIEVVHVNADFETADGRVSDHDPLLAQLSIGDPVEEGDFNLRVLHTNDTHAHLDNIPRRVTAIKEARNDNTLVLDAGDVFSGTLYFNLFNGLADLEFMNMIGYDAMTFGNHEFDKGPSVLKAFIEKAEFPFVSANIDYSKDASLSGLYNNSIGDPGEKAEIYPAIITEVNGERVGIFGLTTPDTVSLSSPGDDLKFVDYKASAQATVQMLQNEGINKIIALTHLGYSEDLKLAEAVEGIDIVVGGHSHTILKEPIVVGSQDEPTLVVQTGEYDVSLGQLDVTFDEAGILKKWNGKLLSLDAKDTANQFIYADDVEAANKLKEYAPQLEKFKKTIIGKTNVFLDGERGTVRKQETNLGNLMTDGMLEKVKSIVQENDVKGYVAIQNGGGIRASFQIGDITLGNLLTVMPFANNLSALKMTGKEITAALENGVSGVETGEGRFPQVAGMRFYYDSTKPGEKIDATTNTVTQVGQRVVKVQIKNADGTYSDIDPNGYYIVATNSFMANGGDFYRAMRTAKDDNRFYELNLVDYEIFHEHLDRVGTVDQKTEGRSTDLKGVPLPGDGNGSNPGNGGGNNGSNPGSGGGSTTPTTPVTPTTPTTPTNPTNPTTPTVPGNGGTPNPTTPVVDLKDIGNHWAAAAIEQAISRGIVNGYQDGNFRPNAPATRAEFIVMLGRAFELPASNKALTFKDAAGIPVWAQSFIAQAVDQGIISGYTDDTFRSSGKVSRVEMTVMLVRALGLPVQSNPVLSFADADKVPAWAAPYIAAAYDAGLVKGTGKNMFNPIAEATRAEVVTLLLSASELQKQ from the coding sequence ATGAACAACAAGCAAGTGAAACGTTGGGCGCAAGGGTTTCTGGTTTTCGTTCTTGTCGTTACAGGTGCAGCACCAATAGGTGGATTAAGTAGCACTGTATATGCTGATGAGGAAAGTGTAGTAACGGAACAGCCGCAAACAAGTGATCAGGAGACCTCCACACCGGATGCTGTCTCAACCGAAGAATCGCCAGACCCGGAGGGGACAGAGTCACCGAGTAACGAAGATGATCATTTGGATGGAACTGAAAGTGAGGAACCAGCTGAGACGGATAACTCAGAAGTGCAGGAAGCAGACGGGACTGGAATCATATCCATTGCTGATGCGCGAGTCCTTGCACCAAATACAAATGTAGCCGTTTCAGGTGTCGTAACGTACAGTGAACTCTCCGGAGAATTTACGAATTATTATATTCAGGACGAAGAGGCTGGCATTGTAGTCCGAGCGAAGAATCAAGTTGACGTGGGGGATCGCATTGAAGTGTATGGTCCAATTACCCACTACAGCGGACTCGTCCAGATCGAGAAGGATAAGTCAGGTTTTACCGAAGGATACATGAAGGTAAATGAGCAAAATGTAACACTTCCCGGACCCAAAAATATGGTGTCCACAGACTTTGTCAGACCAGCAGACCAAAGTAATAAAGGTCCGGGCGAAAAGTATGAGGGAATGTTTGTCGAAGTAAGAGATATTCAGGTAACACGGGGCAGTAGTTCGACGTTCTACGCTACGGATAGTCATGGTGCTGAGATAACGATTTATGCCAAAAACTCGCCTACCGCGCTAACTGTCGGCAAAACCTACGAATATGTGCAAGGTGTTCTGACCTTCAACAGTAATTACGGTTTAGAGATTTTGCCTAGAACAGCCGCAGATGTTGTAGAAAATAGCCTGTCTGTGATGGCAAGTGTTCCATCCGGCGGGATTCCCCGAAACAATGAAGTCACATTAACCTCTCCAGCCAAGGGCGCGATTGTACACTTCACAACGGATAATACAGAGCCTACTTCTTCTTCCACCGTGTATAGTAGCCCATTAGTGATTGATCAAGACATCGTAATCAAGGCGGTTGCCATTCTTAATGGACAATCCAGTGCAGTGTACACCTTTACGTATCAAGTACTTCCTGATAAAGAAAACCTGCGTATCCATGATATTCAGGGCGCTGGACATACCTCTGTTTTTAACGGATACGATGTTAAGGATATCGAAGGTATTGTTACTTCCGTCAGTACAAGCAGTTTTTACATGCAAGAGCTTCCAGGTGAAATTGACGATGATGTTCGAACCTCCGAAGCCATTCAAGTGTATAAGCCGAGTCATGGGGTTATCGTTGGCAACCAGGTGAAGGTATCCGGCAAAGTTACGGAATATGGGGCGGTTAACGAATTAACCACCACGCAAATTACGGCAAATACCATTGTAAAAGTGCTAGATAAAGTTGACCTACCTGCACCTGTGAAGTTGGGTGTCAATGGACGTATCATTCCAACAGTCATTGACTCGGACTCTTTTGCAGAATTTAATCCCGAGACGGATGCGATAGACTTTTTTGAAAGTTTGGAAGGCATGCGTGTTGAACTGGAAAAGCCTGAAATTATAGGTCCTTACTCTAGTCAACCGGGTCTGGCCGTTGTTGTAAATAATGGTGAGAATAATCCACTTCGCACACCTAATGGTGGTGTTATTCTGACCGATAACAAGAAAGATATGAATGAGAGTGATCTCAATCCGCAGCGTTTATTTATCAGTAAAAAACCTTCCAAAGCAGTAAAAACAGGCGATAAGTTGGATGGTAATGTAATCGGAGTAATGACATATTCTAGCGGCAATTTTAAGGTGAGTCCTGAAGGGAATTTGCCAGCAGTCATCCCGGGAGAAACGAAACAAGCGACTACTTCCATTGAACAAGCGGCAGATAAACTGACCATTGCCACGTTTAATGTGGAGAACTTTAGCAAAAAAGATGCAACACGAGCCAATAAAATCGGCAAAATCATCGTAGATAATCTGAACACGCCAGACATCATTGGCATTATGGAAGTTCAGGATAACGATGGCGATGCCGACACGGGCACAACAGCTGCCAATGAGAGTTTTCAGACTCTAATTGATGCAATCAAAACGAACAACGGACCAACATATCGATATAGTGAGATTTCTCCGGAAAATAACAAGGATGGCGGGGCACCTGGTGCCAATATTCGTGTAGGATTCCTTTATCAATCGAACCGTGTATCGTTGGCTACTGGTATCGGAAAAGGAAATGCTACGACGGCGATCACAGTCAAAGCTGACGGCAGTCTCTCCAATAATCCGGGTCGTATTGCACCAGGGGATGAGGCGTTCGCTAGCTCCCGCAAGCCGCTTGCCGCTGAATTCGAATTCAATGGTGAACGTGTAGTGGTGATTGCCAACCACTTCAATTCCAAAGGTGGAGACCTGAAACCTTTTGGAAGCATACAGCCTGCGACTCGAAGCAGTGAAGTTCAACGTGCGAAGCAAGCTGCGTTAGTGAATGGGTTTGTGAAGGAGTTACTGAACAAAGACCCTGAGGTCAATGTCGCTGTTCTCGGTGATTTTAATGACTTCCAATTCTCAAATACTTTGAATATTGTTGAAGGTAATGAACTGGACAATCTGGTAAACGAACTGCCAGAAAATCAGCGGTATTCCTACATCTATGATGGAAACTCTCAGACACTGGATCACATTCTGGTGAGTAAAAACCTGACTGAGACGGCATCCATCGAAGTGGTACATGTGAATGCCGATTTTGAGACAGCGGATGGACGGGTGAGCGACCATGATCCACTGCTCGCACAATTAAGTATTGGAGATCCGGTGGAAGAAGGGGACTTCAACCTGCGCGTACTGCACACGAATGATACGCATGCGCATCTGGATAACATTCCGCGCCGAGTAACAGCAATTAAGGAAGCGCGCAATGATAATACCCTGGTGCTGGATGCAGGGGACGTATTCTCTGGTACATTGTACTTCAATCTGTTTAACGGTCTGGCTGATCTGGAGTTCATGAACATGATCGGATATGATGCCATGACTTTTGGTAACCATGAGTTTGATAAAGGTCCAAGCGTACTGAAAGCATTTATTGAAAAAGCAGAATTCCCGTTCGTGAGTGCTAATATTGATTACTCAAAAGATGCGAGCTTGAGTGGTTTGTACAACAATAGCATCGGTGATCCGGGTGAGAAAGCCGAAATCTATCCGGCGATTATTACGGAAGTGAATGGTGAGCGAGTCGGTATTTTCGGACTGACGACACCGGACACGGTATCTCTTTCTTCACCGGGAGATGACTTGAAGTTTGTAGATTATAAGGCAAGTGCACAAGCAACTGTACAGATGCTGCAAAATGAAGGTATCAATAAAATCATTGCTTTGACTCACCTTGGTTACTCAGAGGATCTCAAATTGGCAGAAGCCGTAGAAGGGATCGATATTGTGGTAGGTGGTCATTCACACACCATTCTGAAGGAACCGATTGTTGTGGGCAGCCAAGATGAGCCAACATTGGTTGTGCAAACCGGGGAATATGACGTTTCTCTTGGTCAATTGGATGTTACGTTTGATGAAGCCGGTATATTGAAGAAGTGGAACGGCAAATTGTTGAGTCTGGATGCGAAAGATACTGCCAACCAATTCATCTATGCTGATGATGTGGAAGCTGCAAACAAGCTGAAAGAATATGCTCCTCAGTTGGAAAAGTTCAAGAAAACGATTATCGGTAAAACGAATGTCTTCCTGGATGGAGAACGTGGCACTGTGCGGAAACAGGAAACCAACTTAGGAAACCTGATGACAGACGGTATGCTGGAGAAAGTGAAATCCATTGTGCAGGAAAACGACGTCAAAGGATACGTGGCGATCCAGAACGGGGGTGGCATTCGTGCTTCATTCCAGATAGGGGATATTACGCTGGGCAATCTCCTGACTGTGATGCCATTCGCTAATAATCTGTCTGCGTTGAAAATGACAGGCAAAGAAATCACAGCCGCGCTGGAAAATGGCGTTAGTGGTGTGGAAACAGGAGAAGGGCGCTTCCCGCAAGTGGCAGGAATGCGGTTCTACTACGATTCCACCAAACCAGGCGAAAAAATTGATGCCACCACTAACACTGTGACCCAAGTCGGTCAACGTGTGGTCAAAGTTCAGATTAAGAATGCAGATGGTACGTACTCGGATATCGATCCGAACGGGTACTATATCGTCGCTACCAATTCATTTATGGCTAACGGTGGAGACTTCTACCGTGCTATGAGAACAGCAAAAGATGATAATCGATTCTACGAATTGAATCTGGTCGATTATGAAATCTTCCATGAACATCTGGACCGTGTAGGTACAGTTGATCAAAAAACGGAAGGACGCAGTACGGATTTGAAGGGAGTACCACTTCCGGGGGACGGTAATGGAAGCAATCCTGGTAATGGTGGCGGGAATAATGGAAGTAATCCGGGCAGTGGTGGAGGTTCTACAACACCTACTACACCTGTAACTCCAACCACACCGACTACACCAACCAATCCTACGAACCCAACTACGCCAACCGTTCCGGGTAATGGAGGAACTCCTAATCCAACCACACCGGTTGTAGACCTTAAGGACATCGGAAATCATTGGGCTGCGGCTGCTATTGAGCAGGCCATTTCCCGGGGAATTGTGAACGGGTATCAGGATGGTAATTTCCGTCCGAATGCACCAGCGACACGCGCCGAATTCATTGTGATGTTGGGCAGAGCATTTGAACTTCCGGCCAGCAACAAGGCATTGACGTTTAAGGATGCTGCGGGAATACCTGTATGGGCACAATCCTTTATTGCTCAAGCAGTCGATCAAGGCATCATCAGTGGGTATACGGATGATACGTTCCGTTCATCAGGCAAAGTATCACGGGTAGAGATGACAGTTATGCTCGTCAGAGCACTCGGTCTCCCGGTACAGTCGAATCCGGTACTGAGTTTCGCGGACGCAGATAAAGTACCGGCGTGGGCTGCTCCATATATCGCTGCTGCATATGATGCAGGACTGGTGAAGGGAACAGGGAAGAATATGTTTAACCCAATCGCGGAAGCAACCCGTGCTGAAGTGGTGACTCTGCTATTGTCGGCAAGCGAGTTGCAAAAGCAATAA